The following proteins are co-located in the Massilia litorea genome:
- the pepA gene encoding flocculation-associated PEP-CTERM protein PepA: MKLLKTLGAAAAMTMTMAGAAHAETVLNNWVFNPTGGGFASGQTVNEYLDVNGNSFIQINPTGASSFSFAEHSVFNIVQADSNSQLFPINYPGGNITATFEATGTGSFGGAFSFTGGTIRMFQNPTNQYGTAAGIYGANLGNQIAEFSVLAGGGGRVDASGSPTNNGQITVLASAAQGSLDAGYFFRENGTDLSTESILAFAFTNANTVGDPTDLLVDEVACQYANFSGNGCNGQGYANTPGYFFVSNNGQLKLGENGLPPVDVPEPGSLALFGIALLGAGAVMRKRNTKA; this comes from the coding sequence ATGAAACTCCTCAAAACACTGGGCGCCGCTGCCGCCATGACGATGACCATGGCCGGGGCCGCACATGCGGAAACCGTCCTGAACAATTGGGTGTTTAATCCGACTGGTGGCGGCTTTGCGTCCGGCCAGACGGTCAACGAGTACCTGGACGTGAATGGCAATTCGTTCATCCAGATCAATCCGACGGGCGCGAGCAGCTTCTCGTTTGCCGAGCACAGCGTGTTCAACATCGTGCAGGCCGACAGCAACAGCCAGCTGTTCCCGATCAACTACCCGGGCGGCAACATCACCGCGACCTTTGAAGCGACCGGCACCGGCAGCTTCGGCGGCGCCTTCTCGTTCACCGGCGGTACCATCCGCATGTTCCAGAACCCGACCAACCAGTACGGCACCGCAGCCGGTATCTATGGCGCCAACCTCGGCAACCAGATCGCCGAGTTCAGTGTGCTGGCAGGCGGCGGCGGCCGGGTCGATGCGAGCGGCTCGCCAACCAATAACGGCCAGATCACCGTGCTGGCGTCGGCAGCCCAAGGGAGCCTGGATGCAGGCTACTTCTTCCGCGAAAATGGCACCGACCTGTCGACGGAATCGATCCTGGCCTTTGCCTTCACCAACGCCAATACGGTCGGCGATCCGACCGATCTCCTGGTCGACGAAGTGGCTTGCCAGTACGCCAATTTCAGCGGGAATGGTTGCAATGGCCAGGGATATGCGAATACGCCAGGCTATTTCTTCGTTAGCAATAATGGCCAACTGAAGCTGGGTGAGAACGGCCTGCCGCCGGTCGACGTGCCAGAGCCGGGTTCGCTGGCCCTGTTCGGCATCGCCCTGCTGGGCGCCGGCGCCGTCATGCGCAAGCGCAACACGAAGGCTTGA
- a CDS encoding long-chain fatty acid--CoA ligase — MHERHVDFWPRGLPRHLTIPQTNLFYNLDVSSTRYPGKPAVLFYDTPLSYAELKDQVERVAGYLEQECGVKAGDRVLLYMQNSPQFIIAYYAILRANAVVVPVNPMNLTEELRHYVSDTGATTIFVPQDLYAQAAPLREEGLRHLLVAAYSDYLTTPTDLAVPEFVAAPRRAIEGEGVVLWSAMLARGCRPGPLSAGPDDLCAMPYTSGTTGLPKGCMHTHRSVMYNALAGQQWFGTQQDSIALSVLPLFHVTGMQGGMNGPIFLGSTIVLLARWDRDMAAECIRRHRVNAAQLISTMVIDLLSSPRVMEYDLSTVKRLSGGGAAMPEAIARKMHELLGIDYIEGYGMSETIAPTHINPPDRPKKQCLGIPIQDVDARVIDADTFATLAVGEVGEIVVHGPQVMLGYWNNEEASRDAFIEIDGKRFLRTGDIGKVDEDGYFFMTDRLKRMINASGYKVWPAEVEALMYRHPAIREVCVVSGVDARRGETVKAVVVLKDGFHGRVSEQDIVDWSHANMAAYKSPRIVEFREALPKSGTGKVQWRSLQDKR, encoded by the coding sequence ATGCACGAGCGTCACGTCGATTTCTGGCCGCGCGGTTTGCCGCGCCACCTGACCATCCCGCAAACGAACCTGTTTTATAACCTCGATGTCTCCAGCACGCGCTACCCGGGCAAACCGGCCGTGCTGTTCTACGATACGCCGCTCAGCTACGCGGAACTGAAGGACCAGGTCGAGCGCGTCGCCGGCTACCTCGAGCAGGAGTGCGGCGTGAAGGCGGGCGACCGCGTCCTGCTCTACATGCAGAACAGCCCGCAGTTCATCATCGCCTACTACGCCATCCTGCGCGCCAACGCCGTCGTGGTGCCGGTCAACCCGATGAACCTGACCGAGGAACTGCGCCACTACGTCAGCGACACCGGCGCGACCACCATCTTCGTGCCCCAGGATTTATACGCGCAGGCCGCGCCGCTGCGCGAGGAGGGCCTGCGCCACCTGCTGGTCGCGGCCTATTCCGACTACCTGACGACGCCGACCGATCTCGCCGTGCCCGAATTCGTCGCCGCCCCGCGCCGCGCCATCGAAGGCGAGGGCGTCGTCCTGTGGAGCGCCATGCTGGCGCGCGGCTGCCGTCCGGGGCCGCTCAGCGCCGGCCCGGACGACCTGTGCGCCATGCCCTATACCTCGGGCACCACCGGCCTGCCGAAAGGCTGCATGCACACCCACCGCAGCGTGATGTACAACGCGCTGGCCGGCCAGCAGTGGTTCGGGACGCAGCAGGACTCGATTGCGCTGAGCGTGCTGCCGTTGTTCCACGTGACCGGCATGCAGGGCGGCATGAACGGTCCGATTTTCCTCGGCAGCACCATCGTCCTGCTGGCGCGCTGGGACCGCGACATGGCCGCCGAATGCATCCGCCGCCACCGCGTGAACGCAGCCCAGCTGATTTCCACCATGGTGATCGACCTGCTCTCGAGTCCGCGTGTGATGGAGTACGACCTCTCCACCGTCAAGCGCCTCAGCGGCGGCGGCGCCGCCATGCCCGAAGCCATTGCCCGCAAGATGCACGAGCTGCTCGGCATCGACTACATCGAGGGCTATGGCATGTCGGAGACGATCGCCCCGACCCACATCAACCCGCCGGATCGCCCGAAGAAGCAATGCCTCGGCATCCCGATCCAGGACGTCGATGCGCGCGTGATCGATGCCGATACTTTCGCCACGCTGGCCGTCGGCGAGGTCGGCGAAATCGTCGTGCACGGGCCGCAAGTGATGCTGGGCTACTGGAACAACGAAGAGGCCAGCAGGGATGCCTTCATCGAGATCGACGGCAAGCGTTTTCTCCGCACCGGCGATATCGGCAAGGTCGACGAGGACGGCTATTTCTTCATGACCGACCGTCTCAAGCGCATGATCAATGCCTCGGGCTACAAGGTGTGGCCGGCGGAAGTGGAGGCGCTGATGTACCGCCATCCGGCGATCCGCGAGGTCTGCGTGGTGTCGGGCGTGGACGCGCGCCGCGGCGAGACGGTGAAGGCGGTCGTGGTGCTGAAGGACGGCTTTCACGGTCGGGTCAGCGAACAGGACATCGTCGACTGGTCGCATGCGAACATGGCGGCGTACAAAAGTCCGCGCATCGTCGAGTTCCGCGAGGCCCTGCCGAAGTCGGGGACGGGGAAGGTGCAGTGGCGGAGCTTGCAGGACAAGCGCTGA
- a CDS encoding MaoC family dehydratase produces the protein MKKQWYFDDFVPGQEIELGQRTVTEEEIIAFATQFDPQPFHIDKEAAAKSIYGGVIASGWHTCAMMMRIVLDGMGCEEASMGSPGLDGVRWLQPVRAGDTLQVRYVTKEVKPSSSKPDRGVVKSTWVATNQNGEPVCTIDGMAMFRRRPQGAGQ, from the coding sequence ATGAAAAAGCAATGGTATTTCGATGACTTCGTGCCGGGCCAGGAAATCGAACTCGGCCAGCGTACCGTGACGGAAGAGGAAATCATCGCCTTCGCCACCCAGTTCGATCCGCAGCCGTTCCACATCGACAAGGAAGCCGCCGCCAAATCGATCTACGGCGGCGTGATCGCCAGCGGCTGGCACACCTGCGCGATGATGATGCGCATCGTCCTGGACGGCATGGGCTGCGAGGAAGCGAGCATGGGTTCGCCCGGCCTGGACGGCGTGCGCTGGCTGCAGCCGGTGCGCGCCGGCGACACCCTGCAGGTGCGCTATGTGACGAAGGAAGTCAAGCCCTCGAGCTCCAAGCCCGACCGCGGGGTCGTGAAGTCGACCTGGGTCGCGACCAACCAGAATGGCGAGCCCGTGTGCACGATCGACGGCATGGCGATGTTCCGCCGCCGTCCGCAAGGCGCAGGGCAATAA
- a CDS encoding acyl-CoA dehydrogenase family protein, with the protein MDFNFNQEQLQFADALKRWIGRDYSFETRRGIIHSDTGTSDTAWATLAELGMTALPVPEEHGGFNGNAVDMFVVMQELGRGLVVEPYFATVLGAEFLRLAGGRGDLLEQVATGELKLACALGERQSRHDMFDIATRADANGDGWVLNGEKKVVLHGGQAGMLVVSARSSGEQRGQDGVSLFVLPADTAGITVSDYRTLDGQRAADVRFDKVQVPRANLLGAEGRGADIFDAALDYGAGLLCAEALGAMEAIFEATLEYLKTRQQFGAPIGKFQALQHRMADMYIHLEQARSMALLAAVKLASPDAEGAATERRRAVSAAKYRINQAARYVGQQAVQLHGGMGVTDELPAAHYFKRLATIELTLGDSDHHLARFIAQPGFMERTAA; encoded by the coding sequence ATGGACTTCAATTTCAACCAGGAACAACTGCAATTCGCGGATGCACTGAAACGCTGGATCGGCCGCGATTACAGCTTCGAGACCCGCCGCGGCATCATCCATTCCGATACCGGCACCTCCGATACCGCCTGGGCCACGCTGGCCGAACTCGGCATGACGGCGCTGCCGGTGCCGGAAGAACACGGCGGCTTCAACGGCAACGCGGTCGACATGTTCGTCGTGATGCAGGAACTGGGCCGCGGCCTCGTGGTCGAGCCCTATTTTGCCACCGTGCTCGGCGCCGAATTCCTGCGCCTGGCCGGCGGACGCGGCGACCTGCTCGAGCAAGTCGCAACGGGCGAACTGAAACTGGCCTGCGCCCTGGGCGAGCGCCAGTCGCGCCACGACATGTTCGACATCGCCACCCGCGCCGACGCGAACGGCGACGGCTGGGTCCTGAACGGCGAAAAGAAAGTCGTCCTCCATGGCGGCCAGGCCGGGATGCTGGTTGTCTCCGCCCGTAGCAGCGGCGAGCAGCGCGGCCAGGACGGCGTCTCGCTGTTCGTGCTGCCTGCCGATACGGCCGGCATCACCGTGTCCGACTATCGCACCCTCGACGGCCAGCGCGCCGCCGACGTCCGCTTCGACAAGGTGCAGGTTCCGCGTGCGAACCTGCTGGGAGCAGAGGGGAGGGGCGCGGACATCTTCGACGCCGCCCTCGACTACGGCGCCGGCCTCCTGTGCGCGGAAGCGCTGGGTGCGATGGAAGCCATCTTCGAAGCGACGCTGGAATACCTGAAAACCCGCCAGCAGTTCGGCGCGCCGATCGGCAAGTTCCAGGCCCTGCAGCACCGCATGGCCGACATGTACATCCACCTGGAGCAGGCGCGCTCGATGGCGCTGCTGGCGGCCGTCAAGCTGGCCTCGCCCGATGCCGAGGGTGCAGCAACCGAGCGCCGCCGCGCCGTCTCCGCCGCCAAGTACCGCATCAACCAGGCCGCACGCTATGTCGGCCAGCAAGCCGTGCAGCTGCACGGCGGCATGGGCGTGACCGACGAACTGCCGGCCGCCCACTACTTCAAGCGCCTGGCGACGATCGAACTGACGCTGGGCGACAGCGATCACCACCTGGCGCGCTTCATCGCCCAGCCAGGTTTCATGGAAAGGACGGCCGCATGA
- a CDS encoding acyl-CoA dehydrogenase family protein, translating to MDLTYTDDDLAFRDEVRAFLAEALPADLQHKVRHHLRLNKEDSVRWHKILASKGWVAPGWPVEFGGPGWTPVQRHIFDEECARAGTPQIMPFGVNMVAPVIMAFGSPEQKAHYLPRILSCEDWWCQGYSEPGAGSDLASLKTTAVRDGDHYIVNGQKTWTTLAQHADMIFCLVRTDTGVRKQEGISFLLINMHSPGITVRPIIMLDEDHEVNEVFFDNVRVPVANLVGQENKGWTYAKYLLGHERTGIAAVGRSKRELAFLKTLAARERKNGRPLIEDPLFSAKLASLEIELMALETTVLRVLSRADKGPGPEASVLKVRGTDIQQQLSELMVEAVGPMALPFDPAYLEGEREHSLVDDDDAAPLLSHYFNYRKTSIYGGSNEIQRNIITQMILGL from the coding sequence TTGGACCTGACTTACACGGACGACGACCTGGCATTTCGCGATGAAGTGCGGGCCTTCCTGGCGGAGGCCTTGCCTGCGGACCTGCAGCACAAGGTGCGCCATCACCTGCGCCTGAACAAGGAAGACAGCGTACGCTGGCACAAGATTTTGGCAAGCAAAGGATGGGTTGCACCCGGCTGGCCCGTCGAGTTCGGCGGTCCGGGCTGGACCCCGGTCCAGCGCCACATCTTCGACGAAGAATGCGCGCGCGCCGGCACGCCGCAGATCATGCCTTTCGGCGTCAACATGGTCGCCCCGGTCATCATGGCCTTCGGCAGCCCCGAACAGAAAGCCCATTACCTGCCGCGCATCCTGTCCTGCGAGGACTGGTGGTGCCAGGGTTATTCGGAACCGGGCGCCGGCTCGGATCTCGCCTCGCTGAAGACCACCGCAGTTCGCGACGGCGATCACTACATCGTCAATGGCCAGAAGACCTGGACCACGCTGGCCCAGCACGCCGACATGATCTTCTGCCTGGTGCGCACCGATACCGGCGTACGCAAGCAGGAGGGCATCTCGTTCCTCCTGATTAATATGCATAGCCCCGGCATCACGGTGCGCCCGATCATCATGCTCGACGAAGACCACGAAGTGAACGAAGTCTTCTTCGACAACGTGCGCGTTCCCGTGGCGAACCTGGTCGGGCAGGAAAACAAGGGCTGGACCTATGCCAAATACCTGCTCGGCCACGAGCGCACGGGCATCGCCGCCGTCGGCCGCAGCAAGCGCGAACTCGCCTTCCTGAAAACCCTGGCCGCGCGCGAACGGAAAAACGGCAGGCCGCTGATCGAAGACCCGCTGTTCAGTGCCAAACTGGCCAGCCTGGAAATCGAACTGATGGCGCTCGAGACGACGGTCCTGCGGGTATTGTCGCGCGCCGACAAGGGGCCGGGTCCGGAAGCTTCGGTGCTGAAGGTGCGCGGCACCGACATCCAGCAGCAGCTGTCCGAACTGATGGTCGAAGCCGTCGGCCCGATGGCGCTGCCTTTCGACCCGGCCTATCTCGAGGGCGAGCGCGAGCACAGCCTGGTGGACGATGATGACGCCGCGCCGCTGCTGTCGCACTACTTCAACTATCGCAAGACCTCCATCTACGGCGGCTCGAACGAGATCCAACGCAACATCATCACCCAGATGATCCTGGGCCTGTAA
- a CDS encoding carboxy terminal-processing peptidase, with amino-acid sequence MKKQMLILALAAACAVSTHAVTAQPEKVASTQMKPVAAQTQAALWASRVLGRYHYKATPLDDAMSEKIFDNYFQTLDSEKLYFTQADIDRFAPLRTKLDDAINNEDLTQPFAIYNLYQQRFGDRMNYARSLLKTKLDFTVDETLQLDREKAPWAKNEDEVRDLWRKRVKNDWLRLKLAGKDEKAIRETLDKRYENYISRMKKLNNEDVFQMFMNAYATAIEPHTNYLGPRSADNFDIAMRLSLEGIGAVLQARDDYTVIREIVPGSPADKSGKLKVGDRIVGVAQGNGPFTDILGWRIDDVVQLVRGEKGSTVRLDIIPGDAGVDAKHVAVSMVRKKISMEEQAAKKSIIQVKENGIAKRIGIISLPTFYQDFEARRKGDKDFKSATRDVARILGELKKEKVDNVLIDLRNNGGGSLVEAVELTGLFIDKGPVVQQRTAEGRVEVESDTAPGLAWDGPMGVLINRGSASASEIFAAAIQDYGRGLIIGEPSFGKGTVQTLIDLDRFSQSDKTRYGELKMTIAQFFRINGGTTQLRGVTPDIKLPVTTDPESFGESSFDNALPWVSIKPANYVPSGDLKELVAPLQKRHEARIAKDKEFQDLREDIAEVMKLRKENAISLNEAVRRKERDAQDAKAKMREARLAAGKGATTPDEPAAAPGGKEARSKVPEPTRPAKTVIASSSRQRDDGLQADERALSAEIAAEKAAKDAKDVLLQEAAHILADEAGMLKTDTRMASRTMPYMAAPGPASPDVVKK; translated from the coding sequence ATGAAGAAGCAGATGTTGATCCTTGCCCTGGCTGCCGCCTGCGCCGTCTCGACGCATGCCGTCACCGCCCAGCCGGAAAAAGTCGCGTCCACCCAGATGAAGCCGGTCGCCGCGCAGACGCAAGCCGCGCTGTGGGCCTCGCGCGTGCTGGGCCGCTACCACTACAAGGCGACCCCGCTCGACGACGCGATGTCGGAAAAGATCTTCGACAACTACTTCCAGACGCTCGACAGCGAAAAGCTCTACTTCACCCAGGCCGACATCGACCGCTTCGCGCCACTGCGCACCAAGCTCGACGACGCCATCAATAACGAAGACCTGACCCAGCCCTTCGCGATCTACAACCTCTACCAGCAGCGCTTTGGCGACCGCATGAACTATGCGCGCAGCCTGCTCAAGACCAAGCTCGACTTCACGGTCGACGAAACCCTGCAGCTCGACCGCGAAAAAGCCCCCTGGGCGAAGAACGAGGACGAGGTGCGCGACCTGTGGAGGAAGCGCGTCAAGAACGACTGGCTGCGCCTCAAATTGGCCGGCAAGGATGAAAAGGCGATCCGCGAGACGCTCGACAAGCGCTACGAGAACTACATCTCGCGCATGAAGAAGCTGAACAACGAAGACGTGTTCCAGATGTTCATGAACGCCTACGCCACCGCGATCGAGCCGCACACCAACTACCTCGGCCCGCGCTCGGCCGACAATTTCGACATCGCGATGCGCCTGTCGCTGGAAGGCATCGGCGCCGTGCTGCAGGCGCGCGACGACTACACGGTGATTCGCGAAATCGTGCCGGGCAGCCCGGCCGACAAATCCGGCAAGCTGAAGGTCGGCGACCGCATCGTCGGCGTGGCCCAGGGCAACGGCCCGTTTACCGACATCCTCGGCTGGCGCATCGACGACGTGGTGCAGCTGGTGCGCGGCGAGAAGGGTTCGACCGTGCGCCTGGACATCATCCCCGGCGACGCGGGCGTCGACGCCAAGCACGTGGCCGTCTCGATGGTGCGCAAGAAGATCAGCATGGAAGAGCAGGCGGCCAAGAAGTCGATCATCCAGGTCAAGGAAAACGGCATCGCCAAGCGCATCGGCATCATCTCGCTGCCGACCTTCTACCAGGACTTCGAAGCGCGCCGCAAGGGCGACAAGGACTTCAAGAGCGCCACCCGCGACGTCGCCCGCATCCTGGGCGAACTGAAGAAGGAAAAAGTCGACAACGTCCTGATCGACCTGCGCAACAACGGCGGCGGTTCGCTGGTGGAAGCCGTCGAACTGACCGGCCTGTTCATTGACAAGGGCCCGGTCGTGCAGCAGCGCACCGCCGAAGGCCGCGTCGAGGTCGAGAGCGATACCGCGCCCGGCCTGGCCTGGGATGGCCCGATGGGCGTCCTGATCAACCGCGGTTCGGCCTCGGCCTCGGAGATCTTCGCCGCCGCGATCCAGGACTACGGCCGCGGCCTCATCATCGGCGAACCGAGCTTCGGCAAGGGCACGGTGCAGACCCTGATCGACCTCGACCGCTTCTCGCAGTCGGATAAAACGCGTTATGGCGAACTCAAGATGACGATCGCCCAGTTCTTCCGCATCAACGGCGGCACCACCCAGCTGCGCGGCGTCACGCCCGACATCAAGCTGCCGGTGACGACCGATCCGGAAAGCTTCGGCGAATCCTCGTTCGACAACGCCTTGCCCTGGGTGTCGATCAAGCCGGCCAATTACGTGCCCTCGGGCGACCTGAAGGAACTCGTTGCCCCGCTGCAGAAGCGTCACGAAGCGCGCATCGCCAAGGACAAGGAATTCCAGGACCTGCGCGAAGACATCGCCGAAGTGATGAAGCTGCGTAAGGAAAACGCGATCTCGCTGAACGAAGCCGTGCGCCGCAAGGAGCGCGACGCCCAGGATGCGAAAGCCAAGATGCGCGAAGCACGCCTGGCGGCAGGCAAGGGCGCCACCACCCCGGACGAACCGGCGGCGGCGCCGGGCGGCAAGGAAGCACGCAGCAAGGTGCCGGAGCCGACCCGTCCCGCCAAGACCGTGATCGCATCGAGCAGCCGCCAGCGCGACGACGGCCTGCAGGCCGACGAACGCGCCCTGTCGGCCGAGATCGCCGCCGAGAAGGCAGCGAAGGACGCGAAGGACGTGCTGTTGCAGGAAGCGGCCCACATCCTGGCCGACGAGGCCGGCATGCTCAAGACCGACACGCGCATGGCCTCGCGCACGATGCCGTACATGGCGGCGCCGGGGCCGGCCAGCCCGGACGTGGTCAAGAAGTAA
- a CDS encoding thymidine kinase produces the protein MAKLYFRYSAMNAGKSTALLQVAHNYEEQGQVVKLYTAAIDNRYGVGLITSRLGPQREVDTFDGGTNFLAAAPKVSCVLVDEAQFLSKEQVQQLHQVAQVRGVPVICYGLRSDFRGDPFPGSAYLLALADDIEEIKNICTCGKKATMNVRVDEAGRRIREGEQVSIGGNESYRQACGRCFYAQ, from the coding sequence GTGGCAAAACTCTATTTCAGGTATTCGGCGATGAACGCCGGCAAGTCGACGGCTCTGCTGCAAGTGGCGCACAACTATGAAGAGCAGGGGCAGGTCGTCAAGCTGTATACGGCGGCGATCGACAACCGCTACGGCGTCGGCCTGATCACCTCGCGCCTGGGCCCGCAACGCGAGGTCGATACCTTCGATGGCGGCACCAATTTCCTCGCCGCCGCACCCAAGGTGTCTTGCGTGCTGGTCGACGAGGCGCAATTCCTCAGCAAGGAACAGGTGCAGCAGCTGCACCAGGTGGCGCAGGTGCGCGGCGTGCCCGTCATCTGCTACGGCCTGCGCAGCGATTTCCGCGGCGATCCTTTCCCCGGTTCGGCCTACCTGCTGGCGCTGGCCGACGACATCGAGGAAATCAAGAACATCTGCACCTGCGGCAAGAAGGCGACGATGAACGTGCGCGTCGACGAAGCCGGGCGCCGCATCCGCGAAGGCGAGCAGGTCAGCATCGGCGGCAACGAAAGCTACCGCCAGGCTTGCGGGCGCTGTTTCTATGCGCAATAA
- a CDS encoding sugar O-acetyltransferase, protein MEGSEKDKMLAGELYHPSAPELQVELAACAAWLARYNAAMGEPADVWHRLLQERVPAAGEGVMVRPPFYCDYGFNLRLGARVFLNYNCVILDTALVSIGDDTRIGPAVQIYTADHPRDPAVRRSGLEKGVPVTIGKNVWIGGGAIILPGVSIGDDAIVGAGSVVTRDVPAGATVAGNPARVLND, encoded by the coding sequence ATGGAAGGCAGCGAAAAGGACAAGATGCTGGCGGGCGAGCTGTATCACCCGAGCGCTCCCGAGCTGCAGGTGGAACTCGCAGCCTGCGCCGCCTGGCTGGCGCGCTACAACGCGGCGATGGGCGAGCCGGCCGATGTCTGGCACCGGCTGCTGCAGGAACGGGTGCCGGCGGCAGGCGAGGGCGTCATGGTGCGTCCTCCCTTTTACTGCGACTACGGTTTCAACCTTCGCCTCGGCGCCAGGGTCTTCCTCAACTACAACTGCGTGATCCTGGACACGGCGCTGGTGTCGATCGGCGACGACACCCGTATCGGCCCGGCCGTGCAGATCTACACGGCCGATCACCCGCGCGACCCGGCAGTCCGGCGCAGCGGCCTGGAGAAGGGTGTGCCCGTCACGATCGGGAAGAACGTCTGGATCGGCGGCGGCGCCATCATCCTGCCTGGTGTCAGCATCGGCGACGATGCCATCGTCGGCGCCGGCAGCGTCGTCACGCGCGACGTGCCGGCCGGAGCGACGGTGGCCGGCAATCCTGCCAGGGTCCTCAACGACTGA